One part of the Malus sylvestris chromosome 2, drMalSylv7.2, whole genome shotgun sequence genome encodes these proteins:
- the LOC126590685 gene encoding ETHYLENE INSENSITIVE 3-like 1 protein yields the protein MGIFEEMGFCGNLDFLSAPSGEGEAAPEHEPEATVEEDYSDEEMDVDELERRMWRYRMLLKRLKEQTKGKERVDNARQRQSQEQARRKKMSRAQDGILKYMLKMMEVCKAQGFVYGIIPEKGKPVSGASDNLRAWWKEKVRFDRNGPAAISKYQADHSIPGKNEDCSVVASTPHTLQELQDTTLGSLLSALMQHCDPPQRRFPLEKGVAPPWWPTGNEDWWPQLNLPKDQGPPPYKKPHDLKKAWKVGVLTAVIKHMSPDIAKIRKLVRQSKCLQDKMTAKESATWLAIINQEEALARRLYPDRCPPPLAAAGGSLTISGTSDYDVEGVDDDENVETEDCKPLVNHFNIGTAGQREMLVPQIKGELIEINSDFGQKRKQLSEEPQMMLNQKIYTCEYPQCPYHDYRLGFLNITARNNHQMNCQYRSNSSQVFGMSSFQLHNEKSVGLSLPIAQPPAPTIQQSVNQASRFNASGVDDGQKMISELMSFYDSNVQQNKNCNPGNLHIVDNRNQQQSKYQFPMNDNFFGQGVDTGCNINMSEPAPMPMLHPGFASQEVQFDQCIAFDSPFGNNPIENVDVRFDSPLHLAPADYNVMDAPLKQDAPPWFQ from the coding sequence ATGGGGATCTTTGAAGAAATGGGTTTCTGTGGTAATCTTGACTTCCTTTCGGCTCCATCTGGGGAAGGCGAAGCAGCTCCAGAGCATGAACCTGAGGCAACTGTGGAGGAGGATTATAGTGATGAAGAAATGGATGTTGATGAGCTGGAGAGGAGGATGTGGAGATACCGAATGCTATTGAAGAGGCTGAAGGAACAAACTAAGGGAAAGGAAAGAGTTGACAATGCGAGACAGCGTCAATCACAGGAACAAGCTCGGAGGAAGAAGATGTCACGGGCACAAGATGGGATCCTGAAATATATGCTGAAAATGATGGAAGTTTGCAAAGCTCAGGGTTTTGTTTATGGAATTATCCCAGAAAAAGGAAAACCAGTGAGTGGCGCCTCAGACAATCTGCGAGCATGGTGGAAGGAAAAAGTAAGATTTGATCGTAATGGCCCGGCTGCAATTTCCAAGTATCAGGCAGATCATTCAATCCCTGGGAAGAATGAAGACTGCAGTGTAGTGGCATCCACTCCTCACACTTTACAGGAGCTGCAAGACACCACTCTTGGTTCACTTTTGTCGGCTTTGATGCAGCACTGCGATCCACCCCAAAGACGTTTCCCATTGGAGAAAGGTGTTGCCCCACCTTGGTGGCCTACTGGTAATGAGGATTGGTGGCCTCAATTAAATCTGCCCAAGGATCAGGGTCCTCCCCCATACAAGAAGCCTCATGATCTGAAGAAGGCTTGGAAGGTTGGCGTCCTCACAGCTGTGATAAAGCACATGTCACCAGATATTGCCAAGATCCGCAAGCTAGTTCGTCAGTCCAAGTGTTTGCAAGACAAAATGACTGCTAAGGAGAGCGCCACTTGGCTAGCTATTATAAACCAGGAGGAAGCTTTGGCCCGAAGGTTATATCCTGATAGATGTCCACCTCCACTGGCTGCTGCTGGTGGGTCTCTCACCATCAGTGGTACCAGTGATTATGATGTCGAAGGTGTTGATGATGACGAAAATGTTGAAACAGAGGATTGCAAACCTCTTGTAAATCACTTCAACATTGGAACCGCTGGTCAAAGAGAGATGCTGGTACCTCAGATTAAGGGAGAGCTGATTGAGATCAACTCAGATTTTGGTCAAAAGAGGAAGCAGCTGTCTGAAGAGCCACAAATGATGTTAAATCAGAAAATTTACACCTGCGAATACCCGCAGTGCCCGTATCATGATTATCGCCTAGGCTTTCTCAACATAACTGCAAGAAACAATCACCAGATGAACTGTCAATACCGCAGTAATTCTTCTCAAGTGTTTGGAATGTCAAGCTTTCAGCTTCACAATGAGAAATCTGTGGGCTTATCTCTACCCATTGCTCAACCACCTGCACCCACAATTCAACAATCAGTGAACCAGGCAAGTAGGTTTAATGCTTCGGGAGTTGATGATGGGCAGAAAATGATATCTGAGCTTATGTCATTCTATGATAGTAATGTTCAGCAGAACAAGAACTGCAATCCTGGAAACCTCCATATCGTAGATAACCGCAACCAGCAGCAGTCGAAATATCAATTTCCAATGAATGATAACTTTTTTGGTCAAGGGGTGGATACAGGATGCAACATCAACATGTCTGAACCGGCCCCCATGCCTATGCTTCATCCAGGTTTCGCATCCCAGGAAGTTCAGTTTGATCAGTGCATCGCATTTGATTCTCCATTTGGAAACAATCCCATTGAAAATGTCGACGTGAGATTCGACTCCCCCTTGCACTTGGCACCAGCTGATTATAATGTTATGGACGCTCCGCTGAAGCAAGATGCACCCCCTTGGTTCCAATGA
- the LOC126613834 gene encoding protein ETHYLENE INSENSITIVE 3-like: MAIIEELEFSDDLDFLLALPEEGEAAPENDPEATVEEDDSDDELDVNELERRVWKYRMRLKRLKEQNKGTEAADNAMQCQPQEQARRKRMSRAQDGILKYMLKMMEVCKAKGFVYGIIPENGKPVTGASDSLREWWKEKVRFDHNGPAAISKYLAEHPIPGKNEDSNAVPSTPHNLQELHDATLGSLLSALMQHCHPPQRRFPLEKGVAPPWWPTGNEEWWTQLNLRKDQGPPPYRKPHDLKKAWKVSVLAAVIKHMSPDIARIRKLVHRSKYLQDKMSAKETTIWLAILNQEENLAQRLYPDGCTPPSSSGSGSNFAISGTSDYDVEVVDDEDNYEEEDCQPLFNHLKIGTSGQRDGLMHHFMAELTQGDSDSGQKRKQLPEEPQMMLNHQGYTCEYLDCPYHDYHLGFRNITARNNHQLTCSYRNNSSQVGMTSVHPNSDKLVGSLSSPQPNPAIQQPVNQTSSFNASGHELAGDEQNMVSEFMSFCDGNIQQNKNSDPGSLDVVENHNQHQVNYQFPMGDNFFDQRLVIGSNMSQASPMPMPMLRPATPAPPSLPSTEFQFDPCNLFDSPFGNLPNNTDNLGFGTNLPRDDYSLDSMLEQDPFWMCR, translated from the coding sequence ATGGCGATCATTGAGGAGTTGGAGTTCAGTGACGACCTTGACTTTCTTTTGGCTCTCCCTGAGGAAGGTGAGGCAGCCCCAGAGAATGACCCAGAGGCAACAGTGGAGGAGGATGATAGTGACGACGAATTGGATGTTAATGAGCTTGAGAGGAGGGTGTGGAAATATAGAATGCGACTGAAGCGGCTTAAAGAGCAAAATAAGGGAACAGAAGCAGCTGACAATGCTATGCAGTGTCAGCCACAGGAACAAGCTCGGAGGAAGAGGATGTCACGGGCACAAGATGGAATCCTGAAATATATGTTAAAAATGATGGAAGTTTGTAAAGCCaagggttttgtttatgggattATCCCCGAAAATGGTAAACCAGTGACTGGTGCGTCTGACAGTCTTCGCGAATGGTGGAAGGAAAAAGTAAGATTTGACCATAATGGCCCTGCTGCAATTTCTAAGTATCTGGCTGAACATCCAATCCCTGGGAAGAATGAAGACTCCAATGCAGTACCATCCACTCCTCATAACTTACAGGAGCTCCATGATGCCACTCTTGGTTCACTTTTGTCGGCTTTGATGCAGCACTGCCATCCACCCCAAAGACGTTTCCCGTTGGAGAAGGGTGTTGCCCCACCTTGGTGGCCCACTGGCAATGAGGAATGGTGGACTCAATTGAATCTGCGCAAGGATCAGGGTCCTCCCCCATACAGGAAGCCTCATGATCTGAAGAAGGCTTGGAAGGTGAGTGTTCTCGCGGCTGTGATAAAGCACATGTCACCCGATATTGCCAGGATCCGGAAGCTTGTTCATCGGTCTAAATATTTGCAGGACAAAATGTCTGCTAAGGAGACCACCATTTGGCTAGCCATCCTTAACCAGGAGGAAAATTTGGCCCAGAGGTTATATCCTGATGGATGTACACCTCCATCATCTTCTGGGAGTGGGTCTAATTTTGCAATCAGCGGTACCAGTGATTATGATGTTGAAGTGGTTGATGATGAAGATAATTATGAAGAAGAGGACTGCCAACCTCTTTTTAATCACTTAAAAATTGGAACATCTGGACAAAGAGATGGACTGATGCATCATTTTATGGCAGAGCTGACTCAGGGCGATTCAGACTCTGGTCAAAAGAGGAAGCAGCTGCCTGAAGAGCCACAAATGATGCTAAATCATCAGGGTTACACCTGCGAATATCTGGATTGCCCGTATCATGATTACCACCTAGGCTTTCGCAACATAACTGCAAGGAATAATCACCAGTTGACTTGTTCTTACAGGAATAATTCTTCACAAGTTGGAATGACAAGCGTTCATCCTAACAGTGACAAACTTGTGGGGTCCTTATCCAGTCCTCAACCTAATCCAGCTATTCAACAACCAGTGAACCAGACAAGTAGTTTTAATGCTTCCGGACATGAACTTGCTGGGGATGAGCAGAATATGGTATCTGAGTTTATGTCATTCTGTGATGGTAATATTCAGCAGAACAAGAACTCGGATCCTGGAAGCCTCGATGTTGTAGAAAACCACAACCAGCATCAGGTGAATTATCAATTTCCCATGGGTGATAACTTCTTTGATCAAAGGTTGGTTATAGGATCCAACATGTCTCAAGCATCGCCTATGCCTATGCCTATGCTTCGTCCAGCTACTCCAGCTCCTCCATCTCTCCCATCCACAGAATTTCAGTTTGATCCGTGCAACTTGTTTGATTCTCCATTTGGTAATCTTCCCAATAATACTGACAACTTAGGATTTGGCACCAACTTGCCGCGAGATGACTATAGTCTTGACTCGATGCTGGAGCAAGATCCATTCTGGATGTGTCGTTGA